In Vagococcus hydrophili, one DNA window encodes the following:
- a CDS encoding TetR/AcrR family transcriptional regulator, which produces MKKTDLRVIRTKKMIIDAFLSLVNQKGYEAITIQEIADDAMINRATFYAHFKDKPDLYDFVMEYAISNLSIVLDANQLNHSKIIHLNTIEKALTQIFTLIKEKQNFFIMLTEGSSSELFRNKISEMLATMYEETFSKLKITENDIEVPVSFIIEYMTSIFIGTVHWWVTTDSEFEADHMARLVIKLVGNGHLTVLGIDVKE; this is translated from the coding sequence ATGAAAAAAACAGACTTGCGAGTGATTCGAACTAAAAAAATGATTATCGATGCTTTTTTATCCCTGGTAAATCAAAAAGGATATGAAGCCATTACGATTCAAGAAATTGCGGACGATGCCATGATTAATCGGGCCACTTTTTACGCTCATTTTAAAGACAAACCTGATTTGTATGATTTTGTCATGGAGTATGCCATCTCAAACCTAAGTATTGTTTTAGATGCCAACCAGTTAAACCATTCTAAAATTATCCATTTAAATACGATTGAAAAAGCCTTAACTCAAATTTTTACTTTAATTAAAGAAAAACAAAATTTTTTTATTATGCTGACGGAAGGTTCTTCCAGTGAATTATTTAGAAATAAAATTTCTGAAATGTTAGCTACTATGTATGAAGAAACTTTTTCTAAGCTCAAAATTACAGAAAATGATATCGAGGTACCCGTTAGTTTTATCATTGAATATATGACTTCGATTTTTATTGGGACCGTCCATTGGTGGGTCACGACTGATTCAGAATTTGAAGCTGATCATATGGCACGTCTTGTCATTAAATTAGTTGGTAACGGGCATTTAACAGTCCTTGGAATTGATGTTAAGGAGTAA